One window of the Natronomonas marina genome contains the following:
- a CDS encoding Sec-independent protein translocase subunit TatA/TatB: MTLPLFIGGLGPLELGAIALVLILLFGASKLPELARSMGSATGEFKKGRQEVEEELESMQEEPSDGEEVTTETEAEGSNA; the protein is encoded by the coding sequence ATGACACTGCCACTGTTCATCGGCGGGCTCGGTCCGCTGGAGTTGGGGGCCATCGCGCTCGTGTTGATACTGCTCTTCGGCGCAAGTAAGCTGCCGGAACTCGCCCGGTCGATGGGGTCGGCCACCGGCGAGTTCAAGAAGGGCCGCCAGGAGGTCGAGGAGGAACTCGAGAGCATGCAGGAGGAACCGAGTGACGGCGAAGAGGTCACCACGGAGACGGAAGCGGAAGGCTCCAACGCCTGA
- a CDS encoding redoxin domain-containing protein, producing the protein MVEKGDDAPDFTAPAAKPNGDIEAVSLSETLADGPTVLAFFPGAFTSVCTGEMVTFRDRLDELEAAGADLYGVSIDSPFSLQEFADQHDLNFPLVGDTEKELLDAYDVRMDFEALDIEGVAERAVFVVDEDGTVTYAWVGDDPGVEPDYDEVVEAAADA; encoded by the coding sequence ATGGTCGAAAAAGGCGACGACGCACCCGACTTTACCGCCCCGGCAGCGAAACCGAACGGCGACATCGAGGCCGTCTCCCTCTCGGAGACGCTCGCGGACGGGCCGACCGTCCTCGCCTTCTTCCCCGGTGCGTTCACGAGCGTCTGTACCGGCGAGATGGTGACGTTCCGCGACCGCCTGGACGAACTGGAGGCTGCGGGCGCCGACCTCTACGGCGTCAGCATCGACTCGCCCTTCTCGCTACAGGAGTTCGCCGACCAGCACGACCTGAACTTCCCGCTCGTCGGCGACACCGAGAAGGAACTCCTCGACGCCTACGATGTCCGGATGGACTTCGAGGCGCTGGACATCGAGGGCGTCGCCGAGCGCGCCGTCTTCGTCGTCGACGAAGACGGGACCGTCACCTACGCGTGGGTCGGCGACGACCCCGGCGTCGAACCCGACTACGACGAGGTCGTCGAGGCCGCGGCCGACGCCTGA
- a CDS encoding HD domain-containing protein, which yields MSDADRTESVDGSWVYDPDAEHAFPDERLNAVLETIRSDTEIAAYLDAQNVNPVTRKGYNDHGTKHIEIVRNRALRLYELLKRGGVEFNGAHDQGLDEADEPVIVALAATLHDIGHVVHRDDHPYYSIPLAADILDRILPELGFYDIGETVRLKGEVLHAILCHHTPEKPLTHEAGVVRVADALDMERGRSRIPYEKGGRGINTISSQAIRNVTLQPGDGTPVLVEIEMVDAAGVFQVDELLKAKLRDSRIEEAVRIVAVNTHSDDEDLVERIEM from the coding sequence ATGAGCGACGCCGACAGAACCGAAAGCGTCGACGGGTCGTGGGTCTACGACCCCGACGCGGAACACGCCTTCCCCGACGAACGGCTCAACGCCGTCCTCGAGACCATCCGGTCGGACACCGAGATCGCCGCGTACCTCGACGCCCAGAACGTCAACCCGGTCACCCGGAAGGGGTACAACGACCACGGCACGAAGCACATCGAGATCGTCCGCAACCGGGCGCTGCGGCTCTACGAACTGCTCAAGCGCGGCGGCGTCGAGTTCAACGGCGCACACGACCAGGGCCTCGACGAGGCCGACGAACCCGTCATCGTCGCGCTCGCGGCGACGCTGCACGACATCGGCCACGTCGTCCACCGCGACGACCACCCCTACTACTCGATCCCGCTGGCCGCGGACATCCTCGACCGGATACTTCCCGAACTCGGCTTCTACGACATCGGCGAGACGGTCCGCCTGAAGGGGGAGGTGCTGCACGCCATCCTCTGTCACCACACCCCCGAGAAGCCGCTCACCCACGAGGCCGGCGTCGTCCGCGTCGCCGACGCGCTGGACATGGAGCGGGGCCGCTCCCGCATCCCCTACGAGAAGGGCGGCCGCGGCATCAACACCATCTCGAGTCAGGCCATCCGGAACGTGACGTTACAGCCCGGCGACGGGACGCCGGTGCTGGTCGAGATCGAGATGGTCGACGCCGCCGGCGTCTTCCAGGTCGACGAACTCCTGAAGGCGAAGCTCCGGGACTCCCGTATCGAGGAGGCGGTCCGAATCGTCGCGGTCAACACCCACAGCGACGACGAGGACCTCGTCGAACGCATCGAGATGTAA